One window from the genome of Pseudoliparis swirei isolate HS2019 ecotype Mariana Trench chromosome 24, NWPU_hadal_v1, whole genome shotgun sequence encodes:
- the mycbpap gene encoding MYCBP-associated protein, with translation MEFRRPAEDKKLKTSEEDMQIHIPKPPKGRQKPALTACVRKTQPADEVRDAVNLDPRSQLPDDTGLEGLRFDDHGMVLPHSILGSLEDFRSYLEAKGETEWVKLIPKSKRYDPSEALGTRHSEAAESGRGLPSGHRNVQCNALQHWHTHMTQRRQQQDFLSELLDRPVENLLMNQANHFRETQEKREFLNQVMPLIHSGYGYRVGSEFWSLPHHYGDELSGITATLTQTEQGRREPVTHVGQPSSVRQESGIMSAETLRPASRTWAQSAYLQRRCQELGEVLRDMDMKTPEINGLEVIGSSEPFTRVSVCRDLPPEKEEEEKEHEKMKKESLDPLADDDERPGALLIPALRFCGQLASWTGNSTARQGEVGLSATLIFEAPTGERASSHLELHNEGSTAIFYSWEQLPVTRSFPIQRPRTKNQHFYFNSSSGVIRPGDAQRVEFIFKSEESGIQSEVWQLNTHPVLLRGASMQLALRGVALYQDNTADQRLFIETKLEEIVKVKLCRAIVDEVLRGVRSPERPSSPAELYVTEEQVFLGKNPELQYLPQPVEDLKTLWQEVHPESSWDFSVHTLRQVVLSVREEEEPAQEKSLARLNSLLLQLYEPPQLHHRPLTAAAIGQQLWRELLDTMAAEATRLRNLLGLPEKDTWVDTPPSSDPDLVDKSEHKGGAAATEGSGTRSRIKDDNKGESQSAEAKGEKDGKKKGRRREEVGKRTREKQDKETASLTDIPADGAGQQPPNVELEAVYTGVLHKKVYVLMEHLVGNLCDLMAELDEGT, from the exons ATGGAGTTCAGACGTCCCGCAG AGGACAAGAAGCTAAAAACATCCGAGGAGGATATGCAG ATTCATATACCAAAGCCACCCAAGGGTCGTCAAAAGCCAGCGCTGACGGCTTGTGTGCGTAAAACACAGCCGGCTGATGAAGTACGGGATGCTGTGAATCTGGACCCTCGCTCTCAACTTCCGGACGACACAG gATTGGAAGGGCTTCGGTTTGATGACCATGGGATGGTTCTTCCCCACAGCATTCTGGGTAGTTTAGAGGATTTCAGAAGTTATCTGGAGGCCAAAGGGGAGACAGAG TGGGTGAAGCTCATCCCGAAGTCCAAGAGATATGATCCATCCGAGGCCCTCGGGACGCGTCACTCTGAGGCTGCGGagagtgggcgtggcctcccgTCAGGCCACAGGAACGTGCAGTGTAATGCGCTGCAGCATTGGCACACGCACATGACGCAGCGCAGGCAGCAGCAGGACTTCTTATCTG AGTTGCTCGACAGGCCGGTCGAAAACTTGCTGATGAACCAAGCGAACCACTTCAGAGAAACTCAGGAGAAGAGAGAGTTCCTAAACCAAGTCATGCCACTCATCCACTCTGGATAT GGTTACCGCGTGGGCAGTGAGTTTTGGAGCCTGCCTCACCATTATGGAGATGAATTGAGTGGCATCACCGCCACGCTGACTCAGACCGAGCAGGGCAGACGGGAGCCCGTCACACACGTGGGACAGCCGAGCAGCGTACGCCAGGAATCGG GAATAATGTCTGCTGAGACTCTGCGTCCGGCCTCTCGGACCTGGGCCCAGAGTGCATACCTGCAGCGCCGGTGTCAGGAGCTCGGAGAGGTTCTACGGGACATGGACATGAAGACGCCG GAGATCAATGGACTGGAGGTCATTGGCTCGAGCGAGCCGTTCACTCGTGTCTCAGTGTGTCGCGACCTCCCcccggagaaggaggaagaggagaaagagcacgagaagatgaagaaggagagcCT CGATCCACTGGCTGATGATGATGAGCGGCCAGGTGCTCTTCTCATTCCTGCCTTGAGGTTCTGTGGGCAGCTCGCGAGCTGGACAGGCAACTCGACCGCTCGGCAG GGAGAAGTCGGACTCAGTGCCACGTTAATATTTGAGGCCCCGACTGGTGAAAGAGCCTCTTCGCACCTGGAGCTGCACAATGAGGGCAGCACGGCCATCTTCTACAGCTGGGAGCAGCTTCCCGTGACACGCAGCTTTCCGATACAGCGACCGCGGACAAAGAATCAGCACTTCTACTTCAACTCGTCCTCTG GTGTGATCCGTCCAGGTGACGCCCAGCGGGTTGAGTTCATATTTAAGTCCGAGGAGTCGGGCATCCAAAGTGAAGTGTGGCAGCTCAACACCCACCCGGTGCTGCTGCGAGGAGCCTCCATGCAGCTCGCACTGAGAGGAGTGGCCCTGTACCAGGACAACACTGCAGACCAGAGGCTTTTCATAGAG aCAAAGCTGGAAGAGATAGTGAAGGTGAAACTGTGCCGGGCGATTGTGGATGAGGTGCTTCGGGGGGTCCGCAGCCCAGAGAGACCGAGCTCTCCGGCAGAACTCTACGTCACTGAAGAGCAAGTGTTTTTGGGCAAAAACCCCGAG TTGCAGTACCTTCCTCAGCCAGTGGAGGACCTAAAGACACTGTGGCAAGAAGTGCATCCGGAAAGCTCCTGGGACTTCTCTGTCCACACACTCCGACAG GTTGTGCTGTCTgtgcgtgaggaagaggagccggcGCAGGAGAAGAGCCTGGCCCGACTCAACTCCCTGCTTCTGCAACTTTATGAACCTCCTCAACTTCATCACCGCCCGCTGACAGCGGCAGCTATCGG GCAGCAGCTGTGGAGGGAACTGCTTGACACGATGGCTGCTGAGGCGACGAGGCTCAGAAACCTGCTGGGCCTCCCAGAGAAAGACACATGGGTCGATACACCCCCGAGCTCTGACCCCG ATCTGGTGGATAAGAGCGAGCACAAGGGAGGAGCAGCTGCCACAGAGGGGAGCGGGACGAGGTCCAGAATTAAAGACGACAACAAAGGGGAGTCCCAATCAGCGGAGGCGAAGGGGGAAAag GACGGCAAAAAGAAGGGGAGACGAAGGGAGGAAGTGGGGAAACGCACTCGGGAAAAGCAAGACAAGGAAACGGCCTCGCTGACCGATATCCCCGCAGACGGCGCTGGTCAACAACCTCCGAATGTCGAGCTGGAGGCCGTTTACACGGGAGTCCTGCACAAAAAG GTGTACGTGCTGATGGAACACCTGGTGGGTAACCTGTGTGACCTGATGGCTGAGCTGGACGAGGGGACATGA
- the rasd2b gene encoding GTP-binding protein Rhes, with the protein MLRGAKSQHRIKTMEGGSISSGTQTTPTPVAHQLSSSTTDVPQFHGNMDGQCSAGSSRVLLAYKNASQAQHLSSSGIKMGLGILKVASSQWKQDKKTRSDVAVRQLSTANSSHACKRSPLDQLAALVLHGQTRQRQIGQAQAPTKPQNCKRIVVLGAPRVGKTSILRRYLTDGFVEEYSPTSEDFLRKLFRIRGETYQIDVLDASRERDFPAKRRLSILTGDIFLLVFSLDDRSSFDEVCALRSEILAAKSKLSKSSAQCAQPQVPLVVCANKADTLKSKRGISAAEVLQVLGDDCAYFETSAKESTNLDEVFETLATLGGLPAETGPSQHRKLSLRSYQATRTGRVPGRGCPAPGREEACGALYPLARRPSFSTDLRHVIGLHSARKPSKALEKCRIQ; encoded by the exons ATGTTGCGTGGAGCTAAGAGCCAACATCGAATTAAAACGATGGAGGGAGGCAGCATCTCCAGCGGAACACAGACCACCCCCACCCCGGTTGCGCACCAGCTCAGCAGTTCCACCACTGATGTGCCCCAGTTTCATGGTAATATGGACGGGCAGTGCTCCGCCGGGTCCTCCAGAGTCTTACTGGCGTACAAAAACGCGTCGCAGGCGCAGCATCTGAGTTCATCGGGCATTAAAATGGGATTGGGGATACTTAAAGTGGCCTCgtctcagtggaaacaggacaaGAAGACGCGCTCAGATGTAGCCGTAAGGCAACTGTCCACAGCCAACAGCAGTCACGCTTGCAAGAGATCCCCACTTGATCAGCTGGCAGCTCTGGTTCTCCACGGGCAAACCCGGCAGCGCCAAATTGGCCAAGCGCAAGCACCGACCAAGCCTCAGAACTGTAAGCGCATCGTGGTCCTCGGTGCGCCGCGGGTTGGCAAGACCTCCATCCTAAGAAGATATCTCACGGACGGGTTTGTGGAGGAGTACAGTCCCACCTCCGAGGATTTCCTGAGGAAACTGTTTCGTATCCGCGGGGAGACGTACCAAATTGACGTGCTGGACGCGTCCAGGGAAAGGGATTTCCCAGCCAAGAGGCGGCTGTCTATCCTCACTG GAGACATTTTTCTCCTAGTGTTCAGTCTAGATGACCGGAGCTCTTTTGACGAGGTGTGCGCCCTGAGATCTGAGATTCTGGCCGCTAAATCCAAGCTCTCCAAATCCTCAGCGCAGTGCGCACAGCCGCAGGTTCCCCTGGTGGTCTGCGCCAATAAGGCAGATACCCTGAAGTCCAAGAGAGGAATATCTGCGGCAGAGGTGCTCCAAGTCCTCGGTGATGACTGTGCCTATTTTGAAACATCTGCAAAGGAAAGCACAAATTTAGATGAAGTCTTTGAAACTTTGGCCACGCTCGGCGGGCTTCCGGCTGAAACTGGCCCGTCTCAGCATCGCAAACTCTCCCTCCGCTCCTACCAGGCGACGCGCACAGGCCGTGTGCCTGGGAGGGGCTGTCCGGCCCCGGGGCGCGAGGAAGCTTGCGGCGCTCTGTACCCACTGGCCCGTCGGCCCAGTTTTAGCACGGATCTCCGACATGTGATCGGGTTACATTCCGCCAGAAAGCCGAGCAAAGCGCTGGAGAAATGTCGGATTCAATAA
- the epn3b gene encoding epsin-3, translating to MTTSALRRQVKNLVHNYSEAEIKVREATSNDPWGPSSSLMSEIADLTFNVVAFAEVMGMVWKRLNDSGKNWRHVYKALTLLDYLLKTGSDRVAQQCRENAFTVQTLRDFQYMDRDGRDQGANVREKARQLVCLLRDEERLRQERSQALKTKERMAGGGSGGGGAGGGVVYGGIPPSYHPGRRTSQPSMAVLYGEEFSRSRGSPSSFNSSSSSPRAASDLEQARPQTSGEEELQLQLALAMSREESQKEQCCRQGDESLLQKALDESRRESQSGTEESAMLDLVDIFGPSSGDPRRPSDPWNSAPPTDDITSDPWDSVAVHSSTPVIGSPWTAPPSSSNASNPWAPRTDPWEAAPVSSSPVNHAWNSPTDGGGDGTDPFADWKEENPRQEIPHVSSPQPASPTDAELFGVKEDDSDPFAGEDSSPDPFGTDPPMKALVNGRESSSPEMFDLTRLAPPLSGPATRVCRTPEAFLGPTGASLVNLDALISSNPHSKMHNNPFLSGLSAPSPTNPFRCDQPRLTLNQMRPSSTSPMPPHMLSYSPSLPLPLARHAPSLPSSFTQPPAGLLDLPSNLPQPLLPLSPRPAQRSQSQTHSHNPFL from the exons ATGACAACCTCAGCCCTGCGCCGGCAGGTGAAGAACCTCGTGCACAACTATTCAGAAGCAGAGATCAAG GTTCGCGAGGCCACCTCCAACGACCCATGGGGCCCGTCCTCGTCTCTCATGTCAGAGATCGCTGACTTGACCTTCAATGTGGTGGCGTTTGCCGAGGTCATGGGCATGGTGTGGAAACGCCTCAACGACAGCGGCAAGAACTGGAGGCACGTCTACAAG GCCCTGACTCTGTTGGATTACCTGCTGAAGACCGGATCAGACAGAGTGGCCCAACAATGCCGGGAGAACGCCTTCACCGTTCAG ACGCTACGCGACTTCCAGTACATGGACCGCGACGGCAGAGATCAGGGCGCCAACGTGAGAGAGAAGGCCCGCCAACTGGTGTGCCTCCTCCGGGACGAGGAGCGCCTCcgccaggagaggagtcaggccCTGAAGACCAAGGAGCGAATGGCTGGGGGAGGcagtggaggaggcggggccgggGGGGGCGTCGTGTATGGAGGCATCCCTCCGTCTTACCATCCAGGCAGGCGCACAAGCCAGCCCAGCATGGCTGTGCTGTACGGGGAGGAGTTCAGCCGCTCCAGaggctctccctcctcctttaaCT CCTCGTCTTCGTCGCCTCGCGCCGCGTCCGACCTGGAGCAGGCCCGACCACAGACCAGCggcgaggaggagctgcagctccAGCTGGCGTTAGCCATGAGCAGGGAGGAGAGTCAGAAg GAGCAGTGCTGTCGTCAAGGAGACGAGTCTCTGTTACAGAAGGCCCTGgatgagagcaggagagagagccagtcagggacagaggag TCGGCCATGCTGGACCTGGTGGACATCTTTGGCCCCTCATCAGGGGACCCGCGTCGGCCGAGTGACCCGTGGAACTCTGCACCGCCCACCGATGACATCACCTCTGACCCCTGGGACTCTGTAG CGGTCCACTCCAGCACTCCTGTGATTGGTAGCccttggacggcccctccctcatcctccaATGCGTCCAACCCCTGGGCGCCACGCACGGATCCCTGGGAAGCAGCGCCGGTCTCCTCCAGTCCCGTCAATCATGCGTGGAACAGCCCGACGGACGGAG GTGGTGATGGGACAGATCCGTTCGCGGATTGGAAAGAGGAGAACCCTCGACAGGAGATTCCTCACGTGTCCTCCCCTCAACCTGCTAGTCCCACAG ATGCAGAGTTGTTCGGAGTGAAGGAAGACGATTCTGACCCATTTGCTGGAGAAGATTCCAGCCCAGATCCATTTGGGACTGACCCTCCGATGAAAGCCCTGGTAAACGGACGAGAGTCGTCCAGCCCGGAGATGTTCGACCTGACCCGGCTGGCACCCCCGCTCAGCGGCCCGGCGACGCGCGTGTGTCGAACCCCAGAGGCCTTCCTGGGACCGACGGGGGCCTCGTTGGTCAATCTAGACGCTCTGATAAGCTCCAACCCCCACAGCAAGATGCACAACAACCCCTTCCTCTCAG GTCTGAGCGCTCCGTCTCCCACCAACCCCTTCCGCTGCGACCAGCCTCGGCTCACCCTCAACCAGATGCGACCGTCCTCTACATCCCCGATGCCCCCCCACATGCTCTCTTACAGCCCGTCGCTGCCTCTCCCTCTGGCCCGTCATGCTCCCagcctcccctcctctttcaCACAACCTCCCGCCGGACTCCTGGACCTTCCCTCCAACCTCCCGCAGCCCctgctccccctctctcctcgccCGGCGCAGCGCTCCCAGTCGCAGACACACAGCCACAACCCCTTCCTCTAG